In Ensifer adhaerens, a genomic segment contains:
- a CDS encoding alpha-D-ribose 1-methylphosphonate 5-triphosphate synthase subunit PhnI: MYVAVKGGEAAIANAHRLLADRRRGDRSLPALSIEQIVAQLALGVDRIMAEASLYDRTLAALAMRQARGDMIEAIFILRAYRTTLPRFGYTRAVDTGAMLVERRISATYKDLPGGQLLGPTFDYTHRLLDPSLLGDHVVADGLRREAGSEPVMRVSDILAGESLIEMEEPDETDTVPGDITREPLEFPLGRDERLQALARGDEGFLLALAYSTQRGYARTHPFAGEIRIGQVEVEIDVPELGFAVSLGRVQVTECQMVNQFKGSAKQPPQFTRGYGLVFGQSERKAMAMSLVDRALRASEFGEDIVAPAQDEEFVISHSDNVQATGFVEHLKLPHYVDFQAELDLVRRMRREYDAAQEIVEEMKEAAE, translated from the coding sequence ATGTATGTAGCCGTAAAGGGCGGCGAAGCCGCCATTGCCAATGCGCATCGCCTCCTCGCCGACCGCCGCCGGGGCGACCGCTCGCTTCCCGCGCTTTCCATCGAGCAGATCGTCGCGCAACTCGCGCTCGGCGTCGACCGCATCATGGCCGAAGCCTCGCTTTACGACCGCACGCTCGCAGCGCTCGCCATGCGCCAAGCGCGCGGCGACATGATCGAGGCGATCTTCATCCTGCGCGCCTATCGCACGACGCTGCCGCGCTTCGGCTATACCCGCGCCGTCGATACCGGTGCCATGCTGGTCGAGCGTCGCATTTCCGCGACCTACAAGGACCTGCCGGGCGGCCAGCTGCTCGGCCCGACCTTTGATTACACGCATCGCCTGCTCGACCCCTCGCTGCTCGGCGATCATGTCGTAGCGGATGGCCTCCGGCGTGAAGCAGGTTCCGAGCCGGTCATGCGCGTCTCCGACATTCTCGCCGGCGAAAGCCTGATCGAGATGGAAGAGCCCGATGAGACCGATACGGTTCCCGGCGACATCACCCGCGAGCCGCTGGAATTCCCGCTTGGCCGTGACGAGCGTCTTCAGGCGCTTGCGCGCGGTGACGAGGGCTTCCTTCTCGCGCTCGCCTACTCGACCCAGCGCGGCTATGCCCGTACCCATCCGTTCGCGGGCGAAATCCGCATCGGTCAGGTCGAGGTCGAAATCGACGTTCCGGAACTCGGCTTTGCCGTGTCGCTCGGTCGCGTTCAAGTGACCGAATGCCAGATGGTCAACCAGTTCAAGGGATCGGCCAAGCAGCCGCCGCAGTTCACGCGCGGCTACGGCCTCGTTTTCGGCCAGTCCGAACGCAAGGCCATGGCCATGTCGTTGGTCGACCGGGCGCTTCGGGCTTCCGAATTCGGCGAAGACATTGTGGCACCGGCGCAGGACGAGGAATTCGTCATCTCGCATTCGGACAACGTGCAGGCCACCGGCTTTGTCGAACACCTGAAACTGCCGCATTACGTCGACTTCCAGGCCGAACTCGACCTCGTCCGCCGCATGCGCCGCGAATATGACGCGGCCCAGGAGATCGTTGAAGAGATGAAGGAGGCTGCGGAATGA
- a CDS encoding alpha-D-ribose 1-methylphosphonate 5-phosphate C-P lyase yields the protein MSTPETELATYNFAYLDEQTKRMIRRAILKAIAIPGYQVPFASREMPMPYGWGTGGVQVTAAVIGPDDTLKVIDQGADDTTNAVSIRAFFQKVANVAVTTKTREATVIQTRHRIPEETLTEGQVLVYQVPIPEPLRFLEPRETETRKMHALEEYGLMHVKLYEDIARNGHIATTYAYPVKVEGRYVMDPSPIPKFDNPKMHMSEALQLFGAGREKRIYAIPPHTKVVSLDFEDHPFEVQKFAKPCALCGAHGVYLDEVILDDKGGRMFVCSDTDFCEERREAGHVGELGVANKEAAE from the coding sequence ATGAGTACGCCGGAAACCGAACTCGCAACCTACAATTTCGCCTATCTGGACGAACAGACCAAGCGGATGATCCGCCGGGCGATCCTCAAGGCGATTGCCATTCCTGGCTATCAGGTCCCCTTCGCCTCGCGCGAAATGCCCATGCCCTATGGCTGGGGTACCGGCGGCGTGCAGGTGACGGCCGCCGTCATCGGGCCTGATGACACGCTGAAGGTCATCGACCAGGGCGCCGACGACACGACGAACGCGGTCTCCATCCGCGCCTTCTTCCAGAAGGTCGCCAATGTCGCCGTCACCACCAAGACGCGCGAGGCGACCGTCATCCAGACGCGCCATCGCATTCCGGAAGAGACCCTGACCGAAGGCCAGGTGCTCGTCTATCAGGTGCCGATCCCGGAACCGTTGCGCTTCTTGGAACCGCGCGAGACCGAGACGCGCAAGATGCATGCGCTGGAAGAATACGGCCTCATGCATGTGAAGCTCTACGAGGATATCGCCCGCAACGGCCATATCGCCACGACCTATGCCTATCCGGTCAAGGTCGAGGGCCGCTATGTCATGGACCCTTCGCCGATCCCGAAATTCGACAATCCGAAAATGCACATGTCGGAGGCGCTTCAGCTCTTCGGCGCGGGCCGCGAGAAGCGGATCTACGCGATCCCGCCGCACACGAAGGTCGTCAGCCTCGATTTCGAGGATCATCCGTTTGAGGTCCAGAAATTCGCCAAGCCCTGTGCGCTCTGCGGCGCGCATGGCGTCTATCTCGATGAAGTCATCCTGGATGACAAGGGCGGACGCATGTTCGTCTGCTCCGACACCGATTTCTGCGAGGAACGCCGCGAGGCCGGCCATGTCGGCGAATTGGGCGTGGCCAACAAGGAGGCTGCGGAATGA
- a CDS encoding putative phosphonate transport system ATP-binding protein, translating into MSDQPLLKVHELSKFYGSRIGCRDVSFDLWPGEVLAIVGESGSGKTTLLNCLSTRLTADVGCVEYLMRDGQYRNLATMPEAERRFLMRTDWGFVHQNPADGLRMTVSAGANVGERLMAVGERHYGRIRETAGDWLGRVEIGLDRMDDQPRAFSGGMRQRLQIARNLVTSPRLVFMDEPTGGLDVSVQARLLDLIRGLVQDLGLAVIVVTHDLAVARLLSHRMMVMKDGHVIEHGLTDRVLDDPREPYTQLLVSSILQV; encoded by the coding sequence ATGAGCGATCAACCGCTTCTGAAAGTTCACGAACTCTCGAAATTCTATGGATCGCGCATTGGCTGCCGCGATGTCAGTTTCGATCTTTGGCCGGGTGAGGTTCTGGCGATCGTCGGCGAGTCCGGTTCCGGCAAGACGACGCTGCTCAACTGCCTTTCGACCCGCCTCACCGCCGATGTGGGCTGCGTCGAGTATCTGATGCGGGACGGGCAGTATCGCAATCTGGCGACCATGCCGGAGGCCGAGCGCCGCTTCCTCATGCGGACAGACTGGGGCTTCGTCCACCAGAACCCGGCCGACGGGTTGCGCATGACGGTCTCGGCCGGCGCCAATGTCGGCGAGCGACTGATGGCGGTGGGCGAGCGGCACTATGGCCGCATCCGCGAAACCGCCGGCGACTGGCTCGGCCGCGTCGAAATCGGCCTCGACCGTATGGACGACCAGCCGCGCGCCTTTTCCGGCGGCATGCGCCAACGCCTGCAGATCGCCCGCAATCTCGTCACCTCCCCGCGCCTCGTCTTCATGGACGAGCCGACCGGCGGTCTCGACGTTTCGGTGCAGGCCCGCCTGCTCGATCTCATCCGCGGCCTCGTGCAGGACCTCGGTCTCGCGGTCATCGTCGTGACCCACGACCTCGCCGTTGCCCGATTGCTCTCGCATCGCATGATGGTGATGAAGGACGGCCACGTCATCGAACATGGGCTCACCGATCGCGTCCTCGACGACCCGCGCGAACCCTACACCCAGCTTCTCGTCTCCTCGATCCTTCAGGTCTGA
- a CDS encoding alpha-D-ribose 1-methylphosphonate 5-triphosphate synthase subunit PhnL — MATPLVVSEVAKSFTMHLRGGTLLPVIQDVNFSVKAGECAVLGGPSGAGKSSILKMLFGNYSVDTGQILVNHEGRVIDLAIVDPRTVIQVRRNTIGYVSQFLRVVPRVSALDIVAEPLTARGAPLQAARARAEELLSALNLPRELWSLPPATFSGGEQQRVNIARGFITDHPILLLDEPTASLDAKNREVVIAMIEEKKKAGVALLGIFHDEDVRERVADRIIDVSGFSARKAA; from the coding sequence ATGGCAACGCCGCTTGTCGTTTCCGAAGTCGCGAAATCCTTCACCATGCATTTGCGTGGAGGCACGCTGCTTCCCGTCATCCAGGACGTCAACTTTTCGGTGAAGGCAGGCGAATGCGCCGTGCTCGGCGGTCCCTCGGGCGCCGGCAAGAGCTCGATCCTGAAAATGTTGTTCGGCAACTATTCGGTCGATACCGGCCAGATCCTCGTCAATCACGAGGGCCGTGTCATCGACCTCGCCATCGTCGATCCGCGCACCGTCATCCAAGTCCGGCGCAACACGATCGGCTATGTCAGCCAGTTCCTGCGCGTCGTCCCGCGCGTCTCGGCGCTCGACATCGTCGCTGAACCGCTGACGGCACGCGGCGCACCCCTTCAAGCCGCCCGTGCCCGGGCCGAGGAACTGCTCTCGGCTCTCAACCTGCCGCGCGAACTCTGGTCGCTGCCGCCCGCCACCTTCTCCGGCGGCGAACAGCAGCGCGTCAACATCGCGCGCGGCTTCATCACCGACCACCCGATCCTGCTTCTGGATGAACCGACCGCCTCGCTGGACGCCAAAAACCGGGAAGTCGTGATTGCGATGATCGAAGAAAAGAAGAAGGCCGGCGTCGCCCTTCTCGGCATCTTCCACGACGAGGACGTGCGCGAGCGCGTCGCCGACCGCATCATCGACGTTTCCGGCTTCTCAGCGCGAAAGGCTGCCTGA